AATGTGTTCCCCCTTTTGTTTGTTTGAAGCTGACTTTAGTGTAGCACCGGAAAAATCATGCCGGTAGGTCACATTGATTGGGGAAAATTCCACTTTGATTAGATCAAATTTTCAGTTATTTATGATTTCGTCTGAACTGTCCCGGTGTCAGCCCCTCATACTCTTTAAAAATCTTATTAAAATATTTTGCTGTCTGATAGCCAGCCGTTTCTGCTATCTCAGCAACTGGTATTGTTGTGGTTAAAAGCAGCTGTTTCGCTTTTTGAATTCTCTTTCTCGTGACGTATTCACTAAATGTGAGTCCTGTCTGATCTTTAAAAATGACGCTGAAATAGCTTGGATTCAGGTGTACATGCTCTGCGACTTCCTTTAGTGTCATCTGTCTGTCCATATGCAGATCAATATAATCTTTGCCTGCCTGAACAGGTGAAGTCATCTGCTTATGATCCTGCTCAAGATCCGCCAGTGAGTGATCAGCTGCTTTTTGCATAATCCCTGCCCGTTCCTGTGTAAACTCTTTTTCAAGTGCCTCTTCCACAGACTGAATCAGCTTTTTCTTCTGCACCGGCTTCACGAGATAATTGAGTACACCAAGCCGGATTGCAGTCTGGGCAAATTCAAATTCTGAATGCCCCGACAGAATGAGTGACACGGGCTGCTGCCCCATCTGCTGCATTTCTT
This region of Jeotgalibacillus malaysiensis genomic DNA includes:
- a CDS encoding chemotaxis protein CheY, yielding MDKERTILIVDDEETTLRGLTKSLEVWADGRFRIRAAASAGEALQTAQAEKVHVLVTDICMPEMTGLELIEEMQQMGQQPVSLILSGHSEFEFAQTAIRLGVLNYLVKPVQKKKLIQSVEEALEKEFTQERAGIMQKAADHSLADLEQDHKQMTSPVQAGKDYIDLHMDRQMTLKEVAEHVHLNPSYFSVIFKDQTGLTFSEYVTRKRIQKAKQLLLTTTIPVAEIAETAGYQTAKYFNKIFKEYEGLTPGQFRRNHK